A single Choristoneura fumiferana chromosome 9, NRCan_CFum_1, whole genome shotgun sequence DNA region contains:
- the LOC141431365 gene encoding coronin-1C-like codes for MKMSAYVSLPHWDRNKERDLASSPVWQIPDGGLSRTLTEPVVDLVFHQRRVGLVLWHPTAQNVLLTAGSDNQVSGTRG; via the exons ATGAAAATGAGCGCATATGTCTCTTTGCCGCACTGGGATAGAAACAAAGAGCGCGACTTGGCGTCGTCGCCC GTGTGGCAGATCCCGGACGGCGGCCTGTCCCGCACCCTGACGGAGCCCGTGGTGGACCTGGTGTTCCACCAGCGGCGCGTCGGGCTCGTGCTGTGGCACCCCACCGCGCAGAATGTGCTGCTCACCGCCGGCTCCGACAACCAGGTCAGTGGGACTAGGGGATGA